From Plasmodium malariae genome assembly, chromosome: 8:
CTCAGTCCTTCCATTCTGTATTAACATTAAAGTAGGTATACACCAAATTTTTAACTTCTCACATAAAAAAGGAGATTTCTCAGCATTTatcttaataaaattaatatttaaaaattttttggaTAAGCTAATTAATTTACTGTCTAAATATTCACACCTCCATGTTGtatttctataaaaatgacaacatacatttttagaatttttacaattatcaaaaaattctttttcggataaaatttctttatatactCCATGTCCTTTTCTTAAcaaattcatattttcattgtgtttactttttaattcttgtagtcttttattttttatatattctaattCTTCATCCTTTTCATCATATACCTTTCTCTCCAGTGtttcatattttcttaattctAAGTCTATTTCATTCTCCTTATCTTTTAATGCTTCTAATATTTGGTTTTCTATGTTTTTCGTTATTTTgctattcattatttttatatatatggtataaataaatggctatttaaaaaaaaaaaaaaaaaaaaaaaaaaaaaaaggcccttcaatatataaatatacgtatatacgtacatgtatgcgtacgtatatgtgcgtaaatgcatttatatgtacagcTCAAAAAGAGAATAATCTTTTTCCTCTCATCATATTTGCAGCATTTCTTTACAtcatcatttcttttttccgtagtacttttttttttttttccacccTTTGAATTATGTAACGTCCGTACTTGAATTATACATacctacatacatatatatgcttatgtgcatatgtacgTTCGCATATAATCATGTGTAGTACGCCGTGcacataaatttaaatattaaccaaaaaaaaggaaagagtATATTTTCTCATATACGCTGTGCgtgaatatgtatatatttgcatgGATGTATCTTCTTCAAAACGTAATAACcctaatgaaaatttatatgactgtatatatatatatatatataaatgcatatatatacgtttatATAACTGTACATAAAAACGTATACGTGTTTATGggtatacatatatctacGTGTTTATGggtatacatatatctacgtgtatatatatatatatatatataaataagtttaCATACGCTTaaacaacaaaaattaacctagccaaaaattaaaaagcgCAAATTATTCAAGAAGGCTCAAGAAAATGCGTACGAAAATTTTGGTTAACTTCccttttacaaaaaaaaaatattaacatatacatgtaatatatacatatacatgtaatatatacatatacataaatacatatatgtataaatatatatacacatgcatacatGCGTATGCTACGCTTTTGCCATTTCCCTTCCCATAATGTTTGTACTTAATAAATACTTAATTTACTGAGAATTCTTGCTAAAAAGTCCAATACACTTTATTACCGTCCTCTTAAGttacatatgtttattaattattaacagCAAGagcaattttatttttttttcattgttgtatatatatatatatatatatatatatatatatatatatatatatatatatatgtatatgtatatgtatatgtatatgtatatgtatatgtatatgtatatgtttatatgcatgtacgtatgtactcattatgtatatattttcccCCCTATATTAAACCCATGCGCAAATCTTTtggataaaattttataaacacTGATTTATATGCGCAAATTAAATGTAGAaggcttttttattttttattttgtattttttatttttttttttgtacattacGTGTTGTGTTATACGTTATAATTTACACGTCATGTTTTTTAAGTTAtactttttatcttttttatatttttttttattttttttttaaaacttgaTATTTTTTACGCATAAGGTGAgatgttataatataatctttacccttttttcaatttttttttttttttttttttttttgaatactAAAATTGTTGattaattttaagaaaaaggagaaaagTAAAACTAGGGAAATCTGCAGAATAATTATATCGCTGCTTTTGCCTAGTTAaacgtatgtacgtataaatatgtacatatatatatttatatatatatatatatatatgtatatatatgcatatatatatgtacctaatatatacttacatgcacatatgttACCTCACAGTTCCTGTTCATTTTTACGGGGCACTACGTAACTGGGTAGtcgaaaaaaattttctttttttgtaccaattataaaaagtataatataaatataaacaatgaAAGTTAGTAGTgctaataatatgaataatactATCTGCGCATCACAAATCATAGGtgataaattattacaagGATGGACCTTGTTGAACGAGAGTTGCTATATTGTAagtattacatataatggTTATTATGGCTCGTTTTTTGTAGTATCACTGTCtctacttatatatatatatatatatatatgcatatatatgcaagggtttatgtatacgtacatgCATAGGGGTTCCTACTTTAAGGGGTGTAATCGAAACATGTATTTTTGCGCATCCTTTAGCGCATCCTTTAGCGCATCCTTTAGCGCATCCTTTAGCGCATCCTTTAGCGCATCCTTTAGCGCATCCTTTAACGCATCCTTTTACGCATCCTTTTATGCATCTTTTTGCGCATCTTTttacctattttttttactcattttttacctattttttttactcattttttacctattttttttactcattttttgcatattttttcccGCATACACAGTGTAAGGTGACCCCtcttataaaacaaaaaaataaagaagagcGCTTCTGTGCTAGttgtaatttattcattaaacCGGAAATATCAAAAGGGGATAGAGAAATGGAACAAAGATTGgaagaaaaaggaagaaacgaattgaaggaaaaaaaggaacaagaAGAACAAAACCATGGAACAAACAAAATAGTTAATAAAGCAGTTAGCAAAGCAGTTAGCAAAGCAGTTAGCAAAGCAGCTAGCAAAGCTGTTAGCAAAGCTGTAAACAATGTAGATGATGGTATGAATGATTTGACGAAGGAAAGCATGAGGCAGGGAGACACACACAGCAGCAGCAGAGCaatgaaaataaatggaaatgaaaagaaagaTAAGCAAAGagaagaagaaataatacCAGGGCAGTTTATTAAATTCATTAAAGAGATAAAAGTGAACAATGAAGAATTTAACGAATTGTTACACAAAGAGAAAATAACAAAAGACGAAATTAAAGACTTGCtcgtatataaaaattatataaaagaaagatGTGGTTACGATATTGGTGAATGGTTAAGTTTTGATTCTAATTTTGGAAATAAGGATCATGCGAAAAGTGAGAACGAAGATGGTATGCGCAATGAGGATATGTGCAATGAGGATATGTGCAATGAGGATATGTGCAATGAGGATATGCGTAATGAGGATATGCGTAATGAGGATATATGCATTGATGATACGTGCAATGGTTACGTATGCCCAGATGAAGCATGCGCAGATAAGAAGAAAAGTCTTTCTCATTTACCAAAAAGAGAACGAAacgttaataaaaaaatagatgatGTACACTTTTCTCAATTTAAGAGACaagatttaaaaatatcagaagaaaattattttttgaatacaCAAATACCatctaataaatataacaaactTGAAATggagttttttattttaaataaaacaaaagatgTTTTTATGCAAAAACTTGAGAGATATACCGAACTACTCACTAGAAACGAGAACAAGAATGAGGAGATggaatacataaataaagtaGCTAGTGTTGTAAGTGTCCTAGAGAAAATTAACATCCTTAAGAAATATGTTACTGTGTAACTATAGTGAGTAGAACGAACTTGACatagtatatacatatatgtgcacatatatacatttgtgtACTACTGGTGCTTGGCAacttaatattctttttttatttacgtgtgtacaaaaaaaaaaaaaaaaaaaaaaaaaaaaaaaaaaaaaatccctTGTGCTACTACTGAAAGCCTCCTACTTGCTGTTAGTTTTAacattattcttttttgttgAATTTAGTCATTTGTCATCATAGGTGTATATGTGGACGCATGTGTATTCTTGGAGGTGAGTGTATCGTAAGGTTATACCCCAATATGTAGTACGTTTATCCACGTACGGgcattatatgtatgtgtatatatataaatatacgtaaaGTCTATATACAATCAAAAACTTATTGTTTTTGCCTCATTTTTTGCCACATTTTGATtgtgtatttttaatagccgcatttttattcatttcgTACATTTTGTACATTTCGTACATTTTGTACATTGCGTACATTTTGTAATTCGGATGAGCCGCTTATCGGCACTGTGCCATATTCAATTTGTTATATGCAAggtgagaaaaaaaaaaaaagtgttcaCGTTTTATCAAACATTTTTACTTTACATCTTTGTTATATTACCTATTTTGCtaaggtattttttttttttttttttttcataatcaatttaattatattttcttttaaaaatttatttaggTATGAGTATTGTTTCacatttatgaatatacatgGAAATAAGTCATTAAACATTTAAATGCTTTGTATCTTATTTGCAAAATTGTACCAGTTaaacgtatgtatatataaagtatacatacatacacatacacatatacacatatatatgtatatgttatttaaaaaaaattactatattTCATATCTAAGCTTAATAAAAGGTGGGAGCTATGGAAcaatatttctttcttttttttttcttttttttt
This genomic window contains:
- the PhLP1 gene encoding phosducin-like protein, putative — protein: MNSKITKNIENQILEALKDKENEIDLELRKYETLERKVYDEKDEELEYIKNKRLQELKSKHNENMNLLRKGHGVYKEILSEKEFFDNCKNSKNVCCHFYRNTTWRCEYLDSKLISLSKKFLNINFIKINAEKSPFLCEKLKIWCIPTLMLIQNGRTEHSIIGFDELGGDNFPEQALINVLKKWKLIDTKEAEE
- the PmUG01_08022500 gene encoding conserved Plasmodium protein, unknown function is translated as MKVSSANNMNNTICASQIIGDKLLQGWTLLNESCYICKVTPLIKQKNKEERFCASCNLFIKPEISKGDREMEQRLEEKGRNELKEKKEQEEQNHGTNKIVNKAVSKAVSKAVSKAASKAVSKAVNNVDDGMNDLTKESMRQGDTHSSSRAMKINGNEKKDKQREEEIIPGQFIKFIKEIKVNNEEFNELLHKEKITKDEIKDLLVYKNYIKERCGYDIGEWLSFDSNFGNKDHAKSENEDGMRNEDMCNEDMCNEDMCNEDMRNEDMRNEDICIDDTCNGYVCPDEACADKKKSLSHLPKRERNVNKKIDDVHFSQFKRQDLKISEENYFLNTQIPSNKYNKLEMEFFILNKTKDVFMQKLERYTELLTRNENKNEEMEYINKVASVVSVLEKINILKKYVTV